In Mastomys coucha isolate ucsf_1 unplaced genomic scaffold, UCSF_Mcou_1 pScaffold20, whole genome shotgun sequence, one DNA window encodes the following:
- the Znf22 gene encoding zinc finger protein 22 — protein MRLGKPKGGISRSASQGKTYESKRKTARQRQKWGVAIRFNSGLSRRRRNVDEKPYKCTKCSKSFSQSSTLFQHKKIHTGKKSHKCGDCGKSFFQSSNLIQHRRIHTGEKPYKCDECGERFKQSSNLIQHQRIHTGEKPYCCDECGRCFSQSSHLIQHQRTHTGEKPYQCEECDKCFSQSSHLRQHMKVHKEKKPHKRGKNARAKTHPVSWKRGKGRKAVAGLRQVKGAASGLFKKK, from the coding sequence ATGAGATTAGGAAAGCCTAAAGGGGGTATTTCTCGAAGTGCAAGCCAAGGAAAAACCTATGAGAGTAAGCGCAAGACAGCCCGCCAGCGACAGAAATGGGGGGTGGCCATTCGCTTCAACTCAGGCTTAAGTCGACGGAGAAGAAACGTGGatgagaaaccttacaaatgtactAAGTGTTCTAAGAGTTTCAGTCAGAGCTCCACTCTTTTTCAGCATAAGAAGATCCATACTGGGAAGAAATCCCATAAATGTGGCGATTGTGGGAAAAGTTTCTTTCAGAGTTCTAACCTCATTCAGCATCGGCGGATCCACACGGGGGAAAAGCCCTATAAGTGTGACGAGTGTGGAGAGAGGTTTAAACAGAGCTCCAATCTTATCCAGCACCAGAGGATTCACACCGGCGAGAAGCCCTATTGCTGCGATGAGTGTGGCCGGTGCTTTAGCCAGAGTTCCCACCTCATTCAGCACCAGAGAACCCACACCGGAGAGAAGCCCTACCAGTGTGAGGAGTGTGACAAGTGCTTCAGCCAGAGCTCCCATCTGAGGCAGCACATGAAGGTGCACAAAGAAAAGAAGCCACATAAAAGGGGTAAAAATGCCAGAGCGAAAACTCACCCCGTGTCCTGGAAAAGGGGTAAAGGAAGGAAGGCGGTGGCTGGGCTGCGCCAGGTAAAGGGAGCCGCTTCcggcctttttaaaaagaagtga